The Anabaena sp. PCC 7108 region CCGCTGCAAACCGGGCAAATTACTAGCAGAATTAGAAACTGATGAAAGTAATTTGCAGCCGCAACTCAGGGTATTATTACTCAGTGCTACCCAAGAAACACCCCAAGAACGCTTTGGGTTACGCTGGTTTCTACCCTACTTATCAAAATACCGACGAGTACTCATAGAAGTCTTTATCGCTTCATTTTTCGTACAACTGGCAGCTTTAGCAAATCCCCTAGTTATTCAGTTAATTATTGATAAAGTCATCGTCCAAAATAGTATTAGTACCCTGAATATTTTAGGGGTTTTACTACTGGCAGTCGGTGTATTTGAAGCCATACTTACTACACTGAGGACTTACCTATTTGTAGATACCACCAACCGGATTGATATGAGTTTGGGGTCACAAATTATTGACCACTTACTCCGGTTGCCACTACGCTATTTTGAACGCCGACCAGTTGGTGAACTATCTACTCGCATCAATGAATTAGAAAATATCCGCCAGTTTCTCACAGGTACGGCGCTAACAGTAGGGTTAGATGCATTGTTCTCGATAGTTTATATCGTCGTCATGCTGTTTTACAGTTGGAAACTGACAGTGGTTGGCTTAGGAACAATTCCCCTGTTTGTAGTAATTACATTAATTGCTGCCCCCACAGTGAGCCGACAGTTACGTGCCAAAGCGGAACGGAATGCGGAGACTCAATCTTATTTAGTTGAGGTGATGTCGGGTATTCAAACGGTGAAAGCCCAAAATATCGAATTGCGATCGCGCTTTTCCTGGCAAGAACGTTATGCTCGGTTTGTAGCCGCAGGCTTTAAAACTGTGATCACTTCCACACTGGCGAATTCCACTAGTCAATTTCTCAACAAACTCAGCGGACTACTAGTGTTGTGGGTGGGAGCTTATTTAGTATTGCAGGGAGAGCTAACTTTAGGGGAATTAATCGCCTTTAGAATTATCTCCAGTTACGTTACTAGTCCAATATTACGTTTGGCGCAAATCTGGCAAAACTTCCAAGAAACTGGTTTATCTTTAGAACGTCTCAGCGATATTGTTGATACACCACAAGAAGCAGAAATAGATCGGAACAATATTCCTTTACCTGCAATCTCTGGTGCAGTCAAATATGAAAATGTTTCCTTCCGATTTGCCCCTAGTGGACCACTCCAACTGAACAATGTTAGCCTCGATTTCTCGGCTGGTAAATTTGTCGGTATTGTCGGACAAAGTGGTTCAGGTAAAAGCACAATGATGAAATTACTGCTCAGACTTTACAACGTCGAGTCTGGCAGAATTTTAATCGATGGTTACGACATTGGCAAAGTAGAACTTTATTCCCTCCGCCGACAAATTGGTGTTGTTCCTCAAGATCCATTGTTATTTGATGGTACAGTTCAGGAAAACATTGCCCTCACAAATCCTGAAGCGACAACAGAAGACATTATCGAAGCAGCCAGGATTGCCGTTGCCCATGAATTTATCATGAACCTGCCCAACGGTTATAACACGCGAGTAGGTGAGAGAGGTTCAGCCCTTTCTGGTGGACAAAGACAGAGAATTGCCATCGCCCGTTCGATTTTACAAAAACCTAAATTATTAGTTTTGGATGAAGCCACTAGCGCTTTAGATTATCCTACCGAAAGACAAATAGGACTAAATTTAGCTAGAGCATTTCAAGGAACTACCGTCTTCTTTATCACTCACCGTCTGAATACTGTTAGTAATGCAGATACGATTATTGTCATGGATAGCGGTAGAGTGATAGAGCAAGGTAGCCATCAAGAATTAATGACTGCTAAAGGGCATTATTTCTACCTTTATCAACAGCAAGAAGTCAATTTGTAATTTTTAGGGGTGGGATTTCTCCACCCTTGAAGCCAGTTATTTAAACTATTGACTTAAATTTTCCTATTGCTGAATGAATGTATGAATTTTTTTTTTCTCGCAGAGGCTCGGAGAGTAAGAGTTTGAGAGATGGAATTTTTGACTTTCATACCTCGATATGGCTAACGCCAAGTTTTCAATCCCAAATCTAAAATCTAAAATCTAAAATTGTTATGACTCAACTTAATGGTAATCACATTAACGGCAACGGCAACGGCAACGGCAACGGCAACGGCAACGGCAACGGTAACGGTAAAAAGCAAGCTGTACAACTACTGAAACCTCCCAAAAAAACCACCAAAGATTCTTTAATTAATGCCTATCAGGATAACTTTGAGTCTTCTGTAGTTTTGCGTCAATCTCCCATGTGGTCACGTACCATCATGATCACCTTAATGGGGTTAGCTTGTTTTGGGATTGCCTGGGCTAATTTTGCCAAAATCGAGCAAACAGTTCCCGCAACAGGTCAATTAAAACCAGAAGGAACAGTCAAAGAAGTACAGGCTCCTATTAGCGGTGTTGTTAAAGCCGTTTATGTTAAAGATGGAGAACAAGTAAAGCAAGGAGATTTACTCTTAACTTTCGATTCTATTGCCACCTTAGCTGAATTAAGTTCGTTAAATAAGATTCGCAGCGCCTTAATTCAAGAAAATAATATTTATCGGCGCTTAATGGGAGCAAGTACAGGTATAGAATCAGAAATAGACTTTTTACGTAGTAAATTGCCAGCCGAATCTGCTTTTCTTCTGAAAAGTCGCGCTTCACTAGTAGCAGCGAATGAACTACTACGCGCTCAGTTAAAAAATTTAGCACCAGATGCCGGAAATGGAGTCGATGAAGAACAACTTCTAATCACCGCTAAAACAGAATTAGATTCTCGGTCTGCCGCAGCTGAGTTAGAAGTTGAAAAAACTAGAAAGCAACTATCTCAAACAATACTAAAAAGAAAAGACACTCAAGATAGTTTGACAATTCAACAAGGTATTTTAGAGAAACTCAAAATCTTAGCAATCGAAGGGGGAATTTCTCAGCTTCAATACCTGAATCAGCAACAACAAGTGCAAACTCTCAAGGCAGAAATTTCACAATTATTTGAAGAAGAAAAACGCCTCCAGTTTGATATTCAGAAAAGACAAGAGGAAGTAACGAATACCGTGGCATCTTCTGATAAAAACATTCTGGATAGGATAGGTGATAACAAAAAACGCATTGCGGAAATTGATAGCCAGTTTATGAAGGTTATTCTCGATAACGAACAGCGTTTGGCAGATATCACCAGCAAGATTTCTCAAACACAATTAAACGTCAAATATCAAGAAGTTCGCGCTCCTGTGGCAGGGACTGTATTCGATACACAGGCTAAAAATCCTGGCTTTGTAGCTAACGCCACACAAAAGCTACTACAAATCGTGCCAAATGATAAATATGTGGCTGAGGTATTTATCACCAATAAAGATATTGGGTTTGTCCGCAAAGGCATGAACGTAGATGTGAGAATTGACTCCTTTCCTTTCAGCCAGTTTGGAGATATTAAAGGTAAGGTAATTGATATTGGTTCCGATGCTTTACCCCCAGATCAAAATCATCAATTTTATAGATTCCCAGCTACAGTCAGTTTAGATAGACAATTCCTGGCAACGCAAGGTAAAAATATCTCTTTACAGTCTGGTATGTCGATTACTGCCAATATTAAAGTGCGTGAAGAACGAACAGTTATGAGCTTGTTCACTGAAATGTTTACTAAGCAAATAGAGAGTTTAAATGAGGTGCGTTAGTATTTTGATCAAGCACCCCACTGTAAATTCTAATTAATTGAACTGTTCTAACAATGTCTCCGCAGAAGCATTGTGATCTAAGAAGGAAAATAAATGTCTATAGATTAATTTTCCTTCTTGGTCTAATACAAACTGCGCTGGCAAAGGCGCTCCTAGGGCTTGTCCTACTTGATATGTACGAAATACATAACAACTGGGGTCGCTTAATAAGGGCATTTTTAAGTCTAAATCTTTGACAACTATTTGACTTTGCTTTTTGTCAGTACTAGTAACTAACAAAACTTCTATGCCACGTTTTTTAAATTGTTCATATTTTGCATTCAGATCCTTGATGTGTGGATAGCAAAATGGACAATATTGTTTTTCTGTGAAAATCCGTGTAAAGGCAATGACAACAGGTTGTTTACCTTTAAAATCTGATAACTTTAATGTGCGATTATTTGTAATATCTGTCAATTTAAAATCTGGCGTTCCTACTCCCAGTCTGATTTCATCTAATGCTGGTTTGGGTAAAAAATTACGAAAGAACCGCTCATTAAATAAACCGGTAAAATCTGTTGAGGTAAGCATAAAGAATAAAATACTAAAAATATCGGGTAATTAATCAAAAGAGGCAGGATAAAATTAAATCAAAATTTTCAACCTCCTGCCTCCAGGATAGCTGCTCGCTATTTATTAAACAGCAGAGAAGTAGATTTTGGACTTGACTGGATCAGGATTCATGGTTTTGTCACCTGGTTGCCAACCTGCGGGGCAAACTTCATCGGGGTGAGACTGAACATACTGAAGTGCTTGTAGTGTCCGCAGAGTTTCATCAACACTGCGACCAAAGGCTAGGTTGTTGATGGTAGCGTGTTGGAGGACACCGTCTTTATCAATGATAAACAGACCACGTAAAGCAATACCAGCTGCGGGGTCAAGAACGTTGTAATCGCTACTAATTTCTTTCTTGATGTCAGAAACTAGGGGATAATTTAAGTCACCGACACCACCGGATTTGCGATCTGTTTGAATCCAAGCTAGGTGAGAAAACTCGCTATCAACAGAAACACCGAGTACTTCCGTGTTAAGCTTTTTAAATTCTTCGTAGCGATCGCTAAATGCTGTGATCTCAGTGGGACAAACAAAGGTAAAGTCTAAGGGGTAAAAAAACAGGACGACATACTTACCGCGATAGTCGGAAAGTTTAATGTTCTTAAATTCTTGATCTACCACAGCTGTGGCTGTAAAGTCTGGAGCCTGTTGGCCAACCCGGAGGCATCCTTCTGTTCCGTAAGTAAGGGTCATTAATCTAGTTCTCCTTCAACTTATATCCATTTTTTAGCGTTGGCATTCGGGTTAGTAAAAACTCACCCAGCCACGCTGTCACAGTTTAATTACGATCTGTTACGACTATATCATAGTCATAACGATTTTGAGTAGCTAATGACTGACTTAGACACAAGAGAATGGTTACTTACTAATGGCTTGGGTGCTTTTGCCAGTGGTACAGTTTCTGATGTGCGGACACGTACTTATCATGGTTGGTTATTCGCGGCGACAAATCCCCCTGTCGGGCGAAAATTACTGCTTTCTCACTTAGAAGCA contains the following coding sequences:
- a CDS encoding peptidase domain-containing ABC transporter translates to MTYIKNSFEEFLTTVEGFEQLSAAAKNNLLSQQQALRYRIGQKIISKEKLPDRIAILYEGRVRLLAYDPQTQLPITLKILEPGAILGEISLLRQIACETAIASTEVICLTFSTADYLRLFSQNPAFAQARQNSSHILEIFDILSPELAQQANAGLNLKKITQQSLLRAKIHHLPPGKTPFSQLDTDSIWFVSGGGTVANFPPSSRLESSSAKDVLEVTGNIPARLVGINPIDLLFQDDHQAEQEIPLYERAITDELEIPYATTEEVLPSPADTPQVKQKHQNYPFFRGQGELNSALACFQMVAKHLEIPLRKEVVRRILNEQIKRQAGISFQLCAYLAELIGLKSQLVDVPAASITRIPTPALIQYSDSYAVIYAVDANTVVLGVPSKGIIRCKPGKLLAELETDESNLQPQLRVLLLSATQETPQERFGLRWFLPYLSKYRRVLIEVFIASFFVQLAALANPLVIQLIIDKVIVQNSISTLNILGVLLLAVGVFEAILTTLRTYLFVDTTNRIDMSLGSQIIDHLLRLPLRYFERRPVGELSTRINELENIRQFLTGTALTVGLDALFSIVYIVVMLFYSWKLTVVGLGTIPLFVVITLIAAPTVSRQLRAKAERNAETQSYLVEVMSGIQTVKAQNIELRSRFSWQERYARFVAAGFKTVITSTLANSTSQFLNKLSGLLVLWVGAYLVLQGELTLGELIAFRIISSYVTSPILRLAQIWQNFQETGLSLERLSDIVDTPQEAEIDRNNIPLPAISGAVKYENVSFRFAPSGPLQLNNVSLDFSAGKFVGIVGQSGSGKSTMMKLLLRLYNVESGRILIDGYDIGKVELYSLRRQIGVVPQDPLLFDGTVQENIALTNPEATTEDIIEAARIAVAHEFIMNLPNGYNTRVGERGSALSGGQRQRIAIARSILQKPKLLVLDEATSALDYPTERQIGLNLARAFQGTTVFFITHRLNTVSNADTIIVMDSGRVIEQGSHQELMTAKGHYFYLYQQQEVNL
- a CDS encoding HlyD family efflux transporter periplasmic adaptor subunit, translating into MTQLNGNHINGNGNGNGNGNGNGNGNGKKQAVQLLKPPKKTTKDSLINAYQDNFESSVVLRQSPMWSRTIMITLMGLACFGIAWANFAKIEQTVPATGQLKPEGTVKEVQAPISGVVKAVYVKDGEQVKQGDLLLTFDSIATLAELSSLNKIRSALIQENNIYRRLMGASTGIESEIDFLRSKLPAESAFLLKSRASLVAANELLRAQLKNLAPDAGNGVDEEQLLITAKTELDSRSAAAELEVEKTRKQLSQTILKRKDTQDSLTIQQGILEKLKILAIEGGISQLQYLNQQQQVQTLKAEISQLFEEEKRLQFDIQKRQEEVTNTVASSDKNILDRIGDNKKRIAEIDSQFMKVILDNEQRLADITSKISQTQLNVKYQEVRAPVAGTVFDTQAKNPGFVANATQKLLQIVPNDKYVAEVFITNKDIGFVRKGMNVDVRIDSFPFSQFGDIKGKVIDIGSDALPPDQNHQFYRFPATVSLDRQFLATQGKNISLQSGMSITANIKVREERTVMSLFTEMFTKQIESLNEVR
- a CDS encoding peroxiredoxin — its product is MLTSTDFTGLFNERFFRNFLPKPALDEIRLGVGTPDFKLTDITNNRTLKLSDFKGKQPVVIAFTRIFTEKQYCPFCYPHIKDLNAKYEQFKKRGIEVLLVTSTDKKQSQIVVKDLDLKMPLLSDPSCYVFRTYQVGQALGAPLPAQFVLDQEGKLIYRHLFSFLDHNASAETLLEQFN
- a CDS encoding peroxiredoxin — encoded protein: MTLTYGTEGCLRVGQQAPDFTATAVVDQEFKNIKLSDYRGKYVVLFFYPLDFTFVCPTEITAFSDRYEEFKKLNTEVLGVSVDSEFSHLAWIQTDRKSGGVGDLNYPLVSDIKKEISSDYNVLDPAAGIALRGLFIIDKDGVLQHATINNLAFGRSVDETLRTLQALQYVQSHPDEVCPAGWQPGDKTMNPDPVKSKIYFSAV